The DNA sequence CCGACCCGGGGGAGTCGGAGGACTTCGGCGCCGACTGGGGCGACCCGCGTGCCCTCACCCAGACCGGGGAGCGCGAGCCGACCGACGGCTTCGCCTGGGCCGGGCCCGCGCGCAGCGTCACCGGGACGACCTGGGGCGGCTGCCTGGAGGTGGTGGACTGGATCCTGCTCGCCGACCGCTTCCCGTTCCCGCCGTCGGCGCTGGAGGGTGCGGTGCTGCTGCTGGAGACGAGCGAGCTGACGCCGCCCGCGCACTGGGTGCGCTACACCCTGCGCGCCCTGGGTGAGCGCGGCCTCCTCGCGCCGCTGGCGGGCGTGCTCGCGGCGCGGCCCCCGGTGAGCACGTTCGAGCACCGGCCCGACGCGGCCGAGCGGCGGCGGCTGCGGGAGGCGCAGCGCGACGCGGTGATCGAGACGGTCGCCGAGTACAACCCGGACGCGGTGGTGTGCGTGGGCGTGCCGTTCGGGCACACGTCGCCGCAGTGGGTCGTGCCGTACGGCGGGCGGATCACCCTCGACGGCGAGAGCCGCCGGGTCGTCGCCGACTACCGGCGCTGAGCTACGCCGCCACCTTCGCCCGCACCTGCCGCTTGGTCCGCCCCAGCAGCGCCGACATCCCGCGGATGCGCAGCGGCGACACCGCCTGGGTCAGGCCGAGCGTGTTCGGGAAGTCGTCAGGGACGGCCAGCACCTCGTCCGCCGTGAGCCCCGCGAGGCCCTGGACCAGGATCGACGCGAAACCGCGGGTGGTGGGGGCCTCCTGCGGGGCCGTGGCGTAGAGGTGGACGATGTCGTGCTCGTCCACCTCCACGAAGATGAAGACCGGCGCCTGGCACTCCTCGACCCGCTCCAGCAGGTCGGGGTGGTCGCGGTAGCGCTCCGGGAGGTCGGGCAGCTCGTCGGAGAACTCCAGCAGCAGCTGCAGACGGTCGTTCTGCTCCAGCGCCTGGAAGTCGTCGCGGATCTCGGCGAGCGTGCCGGTGAGGGCGGTCATTCTTAAAGGCTACCTTCGCGGGACGACGGCAGGGTCAGCGTGCCGGGACCTCGCCCGGCTCCGTCCCCGTCACGATCGGCACGCGCACCGCCGAGCCCCACTCCGTCCACGAGCCGTCGTAGTTGCGGACGTTCTCGAAGCCGAGCAGATGCGTGAGCACGAACCAGGTGTGGCTGGAGCGCTCGCCGATGCGGCAGTAGGCGACCACCTCGTCCCCGGGCTTCAGGCCCGCGTCGCCGAGGTAGATCGCCTCCAGGTCGGCACGGCGCTTGAACGTCGCGTCGGGCGCGGCGGCGCGCGCCCACGGCACCGAGGCGGCGGACGGGATGTGGCCCCCGCGGAGGGCGCCCTCAGTGGGATAGCCGGGGATCTCGGTGCGCTCGCCGCTGTACTCCTCGGGGGAGCGGACGTCGATCAGAGGCTTGCCCAAGTGCGCCAGCACGTCCTCCTTGAACGCGCGGATGGTGTGGTCGTCGCGCTCCACGACCGGATACTCGACCGCGGCGGGCGTCGGCACCTCGCGGGTGAGCTCGCGGCCCTCCGCGATCCACTTGTCCCGGCCGCCGTCGAGCAGCCTCACGTCTTCGTGGCCGAACAGCGTGAACACCCAGAGCGCGTAGGCGGCCCACCAGTTGTTCTTGTCGCCGTAGATGACGACGGTGGTGTCACGGGCGATGCCCTTGGCGCCGAGCAGTTCCGCGAACGCTTGCGGGCTGACGTAGTCGCGGACGACCGGGTCGTTGAGGTCGGTGTGCCAGTCGATCTTGACCGAGCCGGGGATGTGGCCGGTGTCGTACAGCAGCACGTCCTCGTCCGACTCCACGACGGCCAGACCGGGCTCGCCGAGGTGCTCGGCCAGCCAGCCGGTGCTCACCAGGCGTTCGGGGTGCGCGTAGCCGGAGAAGTCGGTCGACGGGTCGGGGGCGATGGCCATGCTGCTGATCCTCCGGGTTAGGCTGGGAGCCTGCGAAATCGCGGGCCGGACTCCAGGCTACGCGGCGCGCGGCGGGTGACGACGCTTCCGTCAACACTTCTTCACACTACAAAGGTGCGCATCCAGACATGACGATCGAGACGACCGGAGCCCTGCCCCGCCTCGCGGACCGCTCGCCGGCGATCACCGGCGCCGAGATCGCGGCGAGCCTGGTCCCGCCGTCGCAGTTCGAGCACGCCACCTTCGAGTCGTACCGGCCGGACCACGACTACCCGTCGCAGTCGGAGGCCGTCGCCACGCTGAAGCTGTTCGCCAAGTCGTGGGAGCCGCAGCGCCCGGCCGGCCTGTTCAGCCGCAGCCGCCGCAAGGTCGAGGCCATGAAGCCGGGCGTCTACCTGGACGGCGGGTTCGGCGTCGGCAAGACGCACCTCCTCGCGGCGCTCTGGCACGAGGCTCCCGGCCCGAAGTACTTCGGCACGTTCATCGAGTACACCGCCCTGGTCGGCGCGCTCGGCTACGCCGGCGCGGTCGAGCTGCTGCGCGGGTCGACCCTGATCTGCATCGACGAGTTCGAGCTGGACGACCCGGGCGACACCATGATGATGACGCGCATGCTGGGCGAGCTGGTCGCCTCCGGGACCCGCATCGCAGCCACGAGCAACACGCCGCCGAACGCGCTCGGCGAGGGCCGCTTCGCCGCCAGCGACTTCCTGCGCGAGATCCAGTCGCTGTCCGCCAACTTCCAGACCCTGCGCATCGACGGCCTCGACTACCGCCGCCGCGACACCTCCGGCCAGGCGGTCAGCGTCGACGCGGCGGAGTACGACCGCGTGCTCGCGGCCCTCACCGCGCGCGGCGAGACGGCGACGAGCGACACCTTCGACGGCCTCATCGCCCACCTCGCCACGGTGCACCCGTCGCGCTACATCAAGATGCTGGACGGCGTGGATGTCATCGGCCTGGCCGACGTGCACGTGCTGCACGACCAGATGGCGGCCCTCCGCCTCGTCGCGTTCGTGGACCGCGTGTACGACGCGGAGATCCCGATCGTGCAGACCGGCACTGCGCTCAGCGAGGTCTTCGACGACGAGATGCTGGGCGGCGGCTACCGCAAGAAGTACCTCCGCTCGGTCTCCCGCATGATCGCCCTCACCGCGGGCGAGCTGCCGCCGCACGACGAGTAGCGCGCACTCCCTGCGGCCGTGCCGCGGATTCGCAGACCGGCGAAACAGACTGTTTACACAGTGCCGGGATGCGTAACACCCGCGAAACACGCGCATCCCGCAGCCGAAACCTCCCGCGATCAGACTGGCTCCACCCCGAAGCGCCCGATCCGGCTCCGATGAGTCCGAACCCCATCCCCAGGGCGTCGCAAAGAGAGGTGGAGACTCGCATGGTGTTGCACACAGCAGCGGACTACGCAACGACAGGGACCGTGAACTCCCTGTGGCTGCTCGTCGCCGCAGCCCTCGTCCTGCTGATGACGCCCGGCGTCGCCTTCTTCTACGGCGGCATGGTCCGCGCGAAGAGCGTCGTGTCCATGATGATGATGAGCTTCGGCGCGATGGCCATCGTCGGCGTGCTCTGGGTCGTCTACGGCTACGGTCTCGCGTTCGGCACGCCGCTCATCCCGCACGTGCTCGGCACGCCGGACTGGTTCCTCAGCAGCCTGATGGGCAAGGACGGGATGACGCCCGACCTCGGCGGCCTCGCGTTCGCCGGCTTCCAGGCCACGTTCGCCATCATCACGGTCGCCCTGATCTCCGGCGCGATCGCCGACCGTGCCAAGTTCGGCGCGTGGATGGTCTTCGCCGGCGTCTGGGTCACGATCGTCTACTTCCCGGTCGCGTTCTGGGTGTTCAACCTGTCGCAGGGCTGGATCGCCTCCGTCCTCCACGTCAACGACTTCGCCGGCGGCACCGCGGTGCACATCAACGCCGGTGCGGCGGGCCTCGCCCTCGCCCTGGTGCTCGGCAAGCGCGTCGGATTCCAGAAGGGCATGAGCAAGCCGCACAACGTGCCGCTGACGCTCCTCGGCGCCGCGCTGCTGTGGTTCGGCTGGTTCGGCTTCAACGCCGGTTCGGAGGCCGCGGTCGACGGCGTCGCCGCGATCGCCTGGATCAACACCCTCGCCGCCCCGGCCGCAGCGACCATCGGCTGGCTGATCGTCGAGAAGATCAAGGACGGCAAGCCGACCTCCATCGGCGCGGCGTCCGGAGCGGTCGCCGGTCTGGTCGCGATCACCCCGGCCTGTAACATCCTGACCCCGGGCTTCGCGATCCTGCTCGGCCTGGTCGCCGGCGCGGTCTGCGCCGTCGCGATCGACCTCAAGTTCAAGCTCGGCTTCGACGACTCGCTCGACGTGGTCGGCATCCACCTCATCGGCGGCATCATCGGAACGCTGTGGATCGGCATCTTCGGCTTCACCCACATCGACGGCGACCCCACGAAG is a window from the Leifsonia shinshuensis genome containing:
- a CDS encoding S66 family peptidase, which produces MSAAHRPALPPAARPGDRVAVLSPSFAAPARWPAVHEQALRRLEELTGLVPVEYPTTRQLGATPEERARDINAAFADPDIRAVLATIGGDDQIRLIPHLDREAVRADPKPFVGYSDNTSLLNWLWSAGVGGFYGGSTQVNLGPGPRVHDIHARSLRAALLGGDPIELTDPGESEDFGADWGDPRALTQTGEREPTDGFAWAGPARSVTGTTWGGCLEVVDWILLADRFPFPPSALEGAVLLLETSELTPPAHWVRYTLRALGERGLLAPLAGVLAARPPVSTFEHRPDAAERRRLREAQRDAVIETVAEYNPDAVVCVGVPFGHTSPQWVVPYGGRITLDGESRRVVADYRR
- a CDS encoding SufE family protein, producing MTALTGTLAEIRDDFQALEQNDRLQLLLEFSDELPDLPERYRDHPDLLERVEECQAPVFIFVEVDEHDIVHLYATAPQEAPTTRGFASILVQGLAGLTADEVLAVPDDFPNTLGLTQAVSPLRIRGMSALLGRTKRQVRAKVAA
- a CDS encoding sulfurtransferase, with translation MAIAPDPSTDFSGYAHPERLVSTGWLAEHLGEPGLAVVESDEDVLLYDTGHIPGSVKIDWHTDLNDPVVRDYVSPQAFAELLGAKGIARDTTVVIYGDKNNWWAAYALWVFTLFGHEDVRLLDGGRDKWIAEGRELTREVPTPAAVEYPVVERDDHTIRAFKEDVLAHLGKPLIDVRSPEEYSGERTEIPGYPTEGALRGGHIPSAASVPWARAAAPDATFKRRADLEAIYLGDAGLKPGDEVVAYCRIGERSSHTWFVLTHLLGFENVRNYDGSWTEWGSAVRVPIVTGTEPGEVPAR
- the zapE gene encoding cell division protein ZapE — its product is MTIETTGALPRLADRSPAITGAEIAASLVPPSQFEHATFESYRPDHDYPSQSEAVATLKLFAKSWEPQRPAGLFSRSRRKVEAMKPGVYLDGGFGVGKTHLLAALWHEAPGPKYFGTFIEYTALVGALGYAGAVELLRGSTLICIDEFELDDPGDTMMMTRMLGELVASGTRIAATSNTPPNALGEGRFAASDFLREIQSLSANFQTLRIDGLDYRRRDTSGQAVSVDAAEYDRVLAALTARGETATSDTFDGLIAHLATVHPSRYIKMLDGVDVIGLADVHVLHDQMAALRLVAFVDRVYDAEIPIVQTGTALSEVFDDEMLGGGYRKKYLRSVSRMIALTAGELPPHDE
- a CDS encoding ammonium transporter; its protein translation is MVLHTAADYATTGTVNSLWLLVAAALVLLMTPGVAFFYGGMVRAKSVVSMMMMSFGAMAIVGVLWVVYGYGLAFGTPLIPHVLGTPDWFLSSLMGKDGMTPDLGGLAFAGFQATFAIITVALISGAIADRAKFGAWMVFAGVWVTIVYFPVAFWVFNLSQGWIASVLHVNDFAGGTAVHINAGAAGLALALVLGKRVGFQKGMSKPHNVPLTLLGAALLWFGWFGFNAGSEAAVDGVAAIAWINTLAAPAAATIGWLIVEKIKDGKPTSIGAASGAVAGLVAITPACNILTPGFAILLGLVAGAVCAVAIDLKFKLGFDDSLDVVGIHLIGGIIGTLWIGIFGFTHIDGDPTKPFSSLWYGGSLLQLGAQAVGAFSVLIYSFVLAYAIGWVIQKTMGFRIKNEDELAGVDTVVHGEEGYSLETV